From the Nodularia sp. NIES-3585 genome, one window contains:
- a CDS encoding 2Fe-2S iron-sulfur cluster-binding protein, with product MPKVLAQGKTIECYTRANLGRTLQQNGIDLYNGGAKIINCRGIGSCGTCAVKVEGEVSAANWRDQARRSLPPHSPTRQLRLACQTEVLGDVKVTKFDGFWGQGSQIVWTPEG from the coding sequence ATGCCCAAGGTACTAGCTCAAGGTAAGACAATTGAGTGCTACACGAGAGCTAATTTAGGTAGAACTTTGCAGCAAAATGGTATTGACCTCTACAATGGCGGTGCTAAAATCATCAACTGTCGAGGCATTGGCAGTTGTGGTACTTGTGCAGTCAAGGTAGAAGGTGAAGTATCTGCCGCAAATTGGCGAGATCAAGCCAGACGTTCCCTTCCTCCTCATTCTCCTACAAGACAACTACGTTTAGCTTGTCAAACCGAGGTACTAGGGGATGTCAAAGTCACAAAATTCGATGGGTTTTGGGGACAAGGTTCCCAAATAGTATGGACACCAGAAGGTTAG
- a CDS encoding NAD(P)/FAD-dependent oxidoreductase, with amino-acid sequence MKEILYLEVPTPDVATVLAWLQIDFEPGIGEKLLRPDGFRLKIHREATNPQAAITEKLPPELSVFVWSVQRTTYLKVFRWADQPVAGESQILQRLSQEIRKKFPHEYPEPPAIDSQKSIFEELATSYPLTVKYFQQMPNGEYDLNRAYWWEQRWREGVRNPRQPRQVIFSTGGEFGGVQEQVGKTSSSSPIYDLIYIGGALGVIHAAVMARLGYKVLLVERLPFGRMNREWNISRDELQSLINLGLLTSAELESVIVREYKDGFNKFFDGNNSVKLRSPILHTPTVLNIALDSEKWLRMCGQKLQDAGGEIWDETEFMRADIDESQVAITVKHLPSKNQQRVTGRLLIDAMGTASPVAWQLNGGRAFDSVCPTVGAVIERGFEPGVWDSQYGDVLYSHGDISRGRQLIWELFPGFGEELTVYLFHYHEVNAENPGSLLEMYEDFFAILPEYRRCDLDKLVWKKPTFGYIPGHFSVGSSDRTIAFDRLIAIGDAASLQSPLVFTGFGSLIRNLERLTTLLDTALKHDLLSFRNLNRIRAYQSNVSVTWLFSKGMMVPTGKFLPPQRINSMLNTFFGLLADEPPHVADNFIKDRCDWLTFNRLALKAARKNPALLLWIWQLAGYRDLVRWLGNYFSFGLHSLVSALLKGWFPRLLVRIQPWLEPRYPALWLRLLVIKYAIAAGKLGTDLSVRSPNHSAPVNPDANIPKSEAKILN; translated from the coding sequence ATGAAAGAAATACTTTATTTAGAAGTTCCCACACCGGATGTTGCAACTGTACTTGCTTGGTTGCAAATAGATTTTGAACCAGGAATCGGGGAAAAATTACTCCGACCTGATGGCTTTCGCCTGAAAATACACAGAGAAGCTACAAATCCTCAGGCGGCGATTACCGAAAAATTACCGCCCGAACTTTCTGTATTTGTCTGGTCAGTGCAGCGAACTACTTATCTAAAAGTGTTTCGTTGGGCAGATCAGCCCGTTGCTGGAGAATCACAAATCCTGCAACGTCTGAGTCAGGAAATCAGAAAGAAATTTCCCCATGAATATCCTGAACCTCCCGCCATTGATTCCCAAAAGTCGATTTTCGAGGAGCTAGCAACCTCTTATCCCCTGACAGTGAAATATTTTCAGCAAATGCCTAATGGGGAATATGACCTGAATCGTGCCTACTGGTGGGAACAAAGGTGGCGTGAAGGAGTACGTAATCCTCGGCAGCCCCGTCAAGTCATTTTTTCCACCGGCGGCGAATTTGGGGGAGTGCAGGAACAGGTTGGTAAAACATCCTCCTCATCTCCTATCTATGACCTAATCTACATTGGCGGTGCATTAGGGGTAATTCATGCCGCTGTCATGGCCAGATTGGGATACAAGGTGCTACTAGTGGAACGTTTGCCCTTTGGACGGATGAATCGAGAATGGAATATTTCTCGTGATGAACTTCAAAGCTTAATTAATCTGGGTTTGTTAACATCTGCTGAGTTAGAATCTGTAATTGTTCGGGAATACAAAGACGGATTCAATAAATTTTTTGATGGCAACAATTCCGTCAAATTGCGATCGCCTATTCTACACACCCCCACTGTCTTAAATATTGCCTTGGACTCGGAGAAATGGCTGCGGATGTGCGGACAAAAACTTCAAGATGCCGGCGGTGAAATCTGGGATGAAACAGAGTTCATGCGTGCCGATATTGACGAATCACAAGTGGCGATTACAGTCAAGCATTTACCCAGTAAAAATCAGCAGCGCGTCACAGGGAGACTATTAATTGATGCCATGGGAACAGCTTCTCCTGTGGCTTGGCAATTAAATGGTGGTCGTGCTTTTGACAGTGTATGCCCCACTGTGGGAGCAGTAATTGAGAGGGGATTTGAACCAGGAGTTTGGGATTCCCAGTATGGAGATGTGCTTTACAGTCACGGTGATATTTCCAGAGGAAGGCAGTTGATTTGGGAATTATTTCCGGGATTTGGCGAAGAACTGACAGTTTATTTATTTCATTACCACGAAGTCAATGCCGAAAATCCTGGTTCCTTGCTGGAAATGTACGAGGACTTTTTCGCGATTTTGCCAGAGTATCGACGCTGTGATCTAGATAAATTGGTCTGGAAAAAGCCGACATTTGGCTATATACCAGGACATTTTAGTGTAGGCAGTAGCGATCGCACCATTGCCTTTGACAGATTAATTGCCATTGGTGATGCTGCATCTCTCCAGTCTCCTCTAGTTTTCACGGGTTTTGGTTCCCTAATTCGCAATTTAGAGCGTTTAACAACACTTTTAGATACAGCCCTCAAGCATGACTTGCTCAGTTTCCGCAATTTAAACCGGATTCGCGCCTACCAAAGCAACGTTTCTGTCACGTGGCTATTTTCTAAGGGAATGATGGTTCCAACTGGGAAGTTTTTACCCCCTCAACGGATTAACTCGATGCTGAATACCTTCTTTGGGTTGCTAGCAGATGAACCACCACACGTAGCAGATAACTTCATTAAAGATAGGTGTGATTGGTTGACGTTTAACCGTCTAGCCTTGAAAGCAGCGCGCAAAAATCCTGCCTTGCTGTTATGGATTTGGCAACTAGCTGGATATAGGGATCTAGTCCGGTGGCTGGGTAATTATTTTAGTTTCGGTCTTCATTCCCTCGTGAGTGCTTTACTAAAAGGATGGTTCCCGCGTTTGTTAGTGCGGATTCAACCTTGGCTGGAACCCCGCTATCCGGCGTTGTGGTTGCGGCTGTTGGTGATTAAATACGCGATCGCTGCTGGTAAACTGGGAACTGACTTGTCAGTGCGATCGCCAAATCATTCAGCACCAGTCAATCCAGATGCCAATATCCCCAAATCAGAAGCGAAAATTCTGAATTAG
- the thiC gene encoding phosphomethylpyrimidine synthase, producing MRTEWVAKRRGQSNVTQMHYARQGVITEEMHYVAKRENLPVDLIRDEVARGRMIIPANINHTNLEPMAIGIASRCKVNANIGASPNSSNLQEEVDKLNLAVKYGADTLMDLSTGGGNLDEIRTAIINASSIPIGTVPVYQALESVHGTIENLTADDFLHIIEKHAQQGVDYQTIHAGILIEHLPLVRDRITGIVSRGGGILARWMLHHHKQNPLYTHYNDIIEIFKRYDVSFSLGDSLRPGCTHDASDAAQLAELKTLGQLTRRAWEHDVQVMVEGPGHVPMDQIEFNVRKQMEECSEAPFYVLGPLVTDIAPGYDHITSAIGAAMAGWYGTAMLCYVTPKEHLGLPNAEDVRNGLIAYKIAAHAADIARHRPGARDRDDELSAARYNFDWNRQFELSLDPERAKEYHDETLPADIYKTAEFCSMCGPKFCPMQTKVDADALTELEKFLAKEPVTQG from the coding sequence ATGCGGACAGAATGGGTTGCTAAACGTCGTGGCCAGAGTAACGTAACTCAGATGCACTACGCGCGTCAGGGTGTGATTACTGAAGAAATGCACTACGTGGCCAAGCGGGAAAACCTGCCTGTAGACCTGATTCGTGATGAAGTGGCGCGGGGACGGATGATTATCCCAGCTAATATTAATCACACCAATTTAGAACCGATGGCGATCGGCATCGCGTCCAGATGTAAAGTTAATGCTAATATCGGCGCTTCTCCCAACTCTTCTAATCTTCAAGAAGAAGTGGATAAGTTGAATCTAGCTGTGAAATACGGTGCTGACACCCTCATGGACTTGTCCACAGGTGGCGGTAACTTAGATGAAATTCGCACCGCTATTATTAATGCTTCATCTATTCCTATTGGCACAGTACCAGTTTATCAAGCTTTAGAAAGTGTCCACGGCACAATTGAAAATCTCACCGCCGACGACTTTCTGCACATTATCGAAAAACACGCCCAACAAGGTGTAGATTATCAAACTATTCACGCCGGGATTTTAATTGAACATTTACCTTTAGTCAGAGACCGGATTACTGGTATTGTCTCTCGTGGTGGTGGTATTTTGGCGCGGTGGATGTTGCATCACCACAAACAAAACCCCCTGTATACCCATTACAACGACATCATTGAGATTTTCAAAAGATATGATGTTTCTTTCAGTTTGGGTGATTCCCTGCGCCCTGGCTGTACTCATGATGCCTCAGATGCTGCACAATTAGCAGAACTGAAAACCCTCGGACAACTAACCCGCAGAGCTTGGGAACATGATGTACAGGTGATGGTAGAAGGGCCTGGACACGTCCCAATGGATCAAATTGAGTTCAATGTCCGCAAGCAGATGGAAGAGTGTTCTGAAGCACCTTTCTATGTGTTGGGACCATTAGTAACAGATATTGCTCCTGGTTATGACCACATTACCTCGGCAATTGGCGCAGCAATGGCTGGGTGGTACGGAACTGCAATGCTGTGTTATGTTACACCCAAAGAACATTTAGGCTTACCCAATGCCGAAGATGTCCGCAATGGTTTGATTGCTTATAAAATAGCGGCTCATGCTGCGGATATTGCTAGACATCGCCCAGGTGCGAGAGACAGAGATGATGAACTCTCAGCAGCCCGTTATAACTTTGATTGGAATCGTCAGTTTGAATTATCTTTAGACCCCGAAAGAGCTAAGGAATATCATGACGAAACTCTACCAGCAGATATTTACAAAACTGCTGAGTTCTGTTCCATGTGTGGTCCCAAGTTCTGCCCGATGCAAACCAAAGTTGATGCTGATGCGTTGACTGAACTTGAGAAGTTCTTGGCGAAGGAACCTGTAACTCAAGGTTAA
- a CDS encoding PCP reductase family protein: MSESIKWTADAEAKLKEIPFFVRPFARKKIETYAEENNISLITLEIYEQVKQQFN; encoded by the coding sequence ATGAGTGAATCAATTAAATGGACTGCTGACGCTGAAGCTAAACTCAAGGAAATCCCTTTTTTTGTCCGTCCTTTTGCCCGTAAAAAGATTGAAACCTATGCTGAGGAGAATAATATTTCTCTAATCACTCTCGAAATTTATGAGCAGGTAAAACAACAATTTAATTAG
- a CDS encoding DUF5615 family PIN-like protein, whose product MIDFVDLVCRLGIPPQILWLTCGNVTNRNLHQLLNLTLPAALKQLRQAEMIVEISNRR is encoded by the coding sequence GTGATTGATTTTGTGGATTTGGTTTGTCGGCTAGGGATACCCCCTCAAATTCTTTGGCTGACTTGTGGAAATGTTACTAATCGTAATTTGCATCAACTCCTGAATTTGACATTACCTGCTGCGCTTAAACAATTGCGCCAAGCAGAAATGATTGTGGAAATCAGCAATCGTCGGTAA
- a CDS encoding site-specific DNA-methyltransferase: MQPLTQGYQLQYTHPHGKLYQGNSIDWLTSLESESVDLVFADPPYNIKKAEWDNFENQEKYIEWSIQWISQASRILKPTGSLYICGFSEILADLKHPASKYFKSCRWLIWHYKNKANLGNDWGRSHESIIHFRKSDSVKLNIDDVRIPYGAHTLKYPSHPQAETSAYGKGTKKKHHNWTPNPKGAKPKDVIEIPTTCNGMDEKTPHPTQKPEELIRKFVLASSQEGDLIIDPFSGSGTTVVVAEQLNRYWMGCDLNLEYNYWATKRIENVRRLTKEEWLAFDRKNAERRVSIR, from the coding sequence TTGCAACCTTTAACACAGGGATATCAACTGCAATACACACATCCTCACGGAAAACTTTATCAAGGTAATTCCATAGATTGGCTGACATCACTTGAATCTGAAAGCGTTGATTTAGTCTTTGCTGACCCACCTTATAACATTAAAAAAGCTGAGTGGGACAACTTTGAGAACCAAGAGAAATATATCGAGTGGTCTATCCAATGGATTAGCCAAGCTTCACGTATTCTTAAGCCCACTGGCTCACTTTATATTTGTGGTTTTTCCGAAATATTAGCTGATTTAAAACATCCAGCATCAAAATATTTTAAAAGTTGCCGTTGGTTAATCTGGCATTATAAAAACAAAGCTAACTTAGGTAATGATTGGGGACGTTCCCATGAAAGTATCATTCATTTTCGTAAATCTGATTCCGTTAAACTCAACATTGACGATGTGCGAATTCCTTATGGCGCACACACATTAAAATATCCCTCTCACCCGCAAGCCGAAACCAGCGCCTACGGAAAAGGAACAAAAAAGAAACATCATAACTGGACACCTAACCCAAAAGGTGCAAAGCCTAAAGATGTTATAGAAATTCCTACTACTTGTAATGGAATGGATGAGAAAACACCCCACCCAACTCAAAAACCAGAAGAATTAATCAGAAAATTTGTATTAGCATCTTCTCAAGAAGGAGATTTGATTATTGATCCATTTTCAGGTTCAGGAACAACTGTTGTAGTTGCAGAACAACTTAATCGTTACTGGATGGGATGTGATCTAAATCTTGAGTATAACTATTGGGCTACTAAACGAATAGAAAATGTCCGTCGCCTGACCAAAGAAGAATGGCTAGCCTTTGATCGTAAAAATGCCGAAAGAAGAGTATCTATCAGATGA
- a CDS encoding DUF262 domain-containing protein, with protein MSYEKMTIKQVVEKIGNNEIYLPAIQRRFVWKQDQIEKLFDSIQQGYPIGTFLFWFLNKPHIDEYVFYKFLQKYHERDKYLNDKTPYPELKDQIIGVLDGQQRLSSIYLALQGTYSVRKPYSKGNLDSHFPEKRLFINLLSEVHTDEDNELNYSFNFITQDEAIERNKDKLWFNVREVLTWPKDSPPIDEHYDELLANNNSDVDIISKLRETSTRNRVKRTLRDLHSRIVRDELINYFKIEEQDLNDILKIFVRVNSGGTVLSKTDLLFSTIVANWEHGRDEIENFLSSINKKGDRFNFNNDFVMRSCLMLTDCSVLFQVGSFKNDNVIKIQTEWDKIKEAISKTIDLLVEYGLSGSTLASQNAIIPIAYYIKKNGVLNWQTKQELKKFLFHSLLKNIFGGQGDTVLTNFRNSLAQKDESTNEYILKNNEFSFVEISSTKLPSNRTLKVTDEDIEEFLDYKKGNYAFLVLSFLYPNLRFSTVKFHQDHIHPASQFTDAKLKANKIEVPQHKIFQELKDKLPNLQLMEGLENQRKNATPFKDWLSGQDENGNPIVPDKNKFLSDNYIDINQSFEFTDFEDFFINRRNKLKSALQNLLK; from the coding sequence ATGAGTTACGAAAAAATGACCATTAAGCAAGTTGTTGAAAAAATTGGTAATAACGAAATTTATCTACCTGCAATACAAAGAAGATTTGTTTGGAAGCAAGACCAGATAGAAAAATTATTTGACTCCATTCAACAGGGTTATCCTATTGGGACATTTCTTTTTTGGTTTTTAAATAAACCTCACATTGATGAATATGTTTTTTATAAATTTCTTCAAAAATACCATGAGAGAGATAAATATCTTAATGATAAAACCCCCTATCCAGAATTAAAAGATCAAATCATTGGAGTTTTAGATGGACAACAGCGATTGAGTTCAATTTATTTGGCTTTGCAAGGGACATATTCTGTCAGAAAACCATATTCTAAAGGCAATCTAGATAGTCATTTTCCTGAGAAAAGGCTATTTATAAATCTTTTAAGTGAGGTGCATACTGATGAAGATAATGAGTTGAATTATTCTTTTAATTTTATTACCCAAGATGAAGCAATTGAGCGTAATAAAGACAAACTTTGGTTTAATGTTAGAGAGGTTCTCACATGGCCAAAAGACAGTCCTCCAATTGATGAACACTATGATGAACTTCTTGCGAATAACAATTCGGACGTAGACATCATATCTAAGCTAAGAGAAACTTCGACTAGAAATAGAGTTAAGAGAACACTCAGAGACCTTCATTCAAGAATTGTCCGGGATGAATTAATAAACTATTTTAAAATAGAAGAACAAGATTTAAACGATATATTAAAAATATTTGTTCGTGTTAATAGTGGTGGAACTGTTTTATCAAAAACTGATCTTTTATTCTCTACAATTGTTGCTAATTGGGAACATGGTCGAGATGAAATAGAAAATTTTCTTAGCAGCATTAATAAAAAGGGCGATAGATTTAATTTCAATAATGACTTTGTAATGAGAAGTTGCTTAATGTTAACAGATTGCTCTGTTCTGTTTCAAGTTGGTAGTTTTAAAAATGATAATGTTATAAAAATCCAAACTGAGTGGGATAAAATCAAAGAAGCTATATCTAAAACAATTGATTTGCTTGTTGAGTATGGCTTAAGTGGTTCTACCCTTGCGTCCCAAAATGCAATAATACCAATTGCATATTACATCAAGAAGAATGGAGTCTTAAATTGGCAAACTAAGCAAGAGCTTAAAAAATTCTTGTTTCATTCTTTACTTAAAAATATTTTTGGTGGTCAAGGAGATACTGTATTAACAAATTTCAGAAATTCATTAGCACAAAAAGATGAATCAACAAATGAATATATCCTGAAAAATAATGAATTTTCATTCGTAGAAATTTCATCAACAAAGCTTCCATCAAATAGAACATTAAAAGTGACTGATGAAGATATAGAGGAATTTCTGGATTATAAAAAAGGTAATTATGCGTTTCTCGTTTTATCTTTTTTATATCCAAATCTTAGATTTTCGACCGTAAAGTTTCATCAAGATCACATACACCCAGCATCGCAATTTACGGATGCTAAACTAAAAGCAAATAAAATTGAAGTCCCTCAACATAAAATATTTCAGGAACTTAAAGATAAATTACCAAACCTGCAACTTATGGAAGGTTTAGAAAATCAGAGAAAAAACGCTACCCCTTTTAAAGATTGGCTTTCAGGTCAAGATGAAAATGGCAACCCGATAGTACCAGATAAAAATAAGTTTTTATCTGATAACTATATAGACATAAATCAAAGCTTTGAATTTACAGATTTTGAAGATTTTTTCATAAATAGAAGAAATAAATTAAAATCTGCATTACAAAATCTCTTGAAATAG
- a CDS encoding DUF5615 family PIN-like protein: MKIWIDAQLPPTLASWITNTFAIEAFSLRDIGLRDAKDIEIFEAARIANVIIMTKDSD, translated from the coding sequence ATGAAGATTTGGATTGATGCTCAGTTACCGCCAACATTGGCAAGTTGGATAACAAATACTTTTGCTATAGAAGCCTTTTCATTAAGAGATATTGGACTCCGCGACGCTAAAGATATCGAAATTTTTGAAGCTGCAAGAATCGCCAATGTCATCATTATGACTAAAGACAGTGATTGA
- a CDS encoding DUF433 domain-containing protein — protein sequence MNSMSELLTRITQIPGQCGGRPCIRGMRIRVSDILEMLAENVSVSEILDDFPDLEPEDIQACLLFAARRTDFVRLTA from the coding sequence ATTAATTCAATGAGTGAATTATTGACTCGTATCACGCAAATTCCGGGTCAATGTGGGGGTCGTCCTTGCATTCGAGGTATGAGAATTAGAGTCAGTGACATTTTAGAGATGTTAGCGGAAAATGTCAGCGTTAGCGAAATTCTAGATGACTTTCCTGATTTAGAACCAGAAGATATTCAAGCTTGTCTTTTGTTTGCTGCACGTCGCACTGATTTTGTCCGGTTGACAGCATGA
- the cimA gene encoding citramalate synthase, whose protein sequence is MTTYPSPQLWLYDTTLRDGTQCEGLSVSIEDKLRIARRLDQLGVPFIEGGWPGANPKDVQFFWQLQEYPLKQAEIVAFCSTRRPNTTADTEPMLQAILNAGTRWVTVFGKSWDLHVTAGLKTTLAENLAMIRDTIEYLCSQGRRVIYDAEHWFDGYKHNRDYALQSLEVAIAAGAEWLVLCDTNGGTLPHEVSQIVESVISHVSLVISQEPIPQIGIHTHNDSGTAVANALAAVMAGATMVQGTINGYGERCGNANLCSLIPNLQLKLGYGCIAEHQLNQLTEASRFVSEVVNLAPDEHAPFVGRSAFAHKGGIHVSAVERNPLTYEHIQPEQVGNRRRIVISEQSGLSNVLAKARSFGIELDKDKPAARQILQRLKELESEGYQFEAAEASFALLMYEALGGRQEFFEVKGFQVHCDLVEGKETNNALATVKIGVNGKNILEAAEGNGPVAALDAALRKALVNFYPQIATFELTDYKVRILNGHTGTAAKTRVLVESGTGSERWTTVGVSPNILAASYQAVVEGLEYGLLLHSQAEEAGSGEWGVGSGEWAVGSGQ, encoded by the coding sequence ATGACCACATACCCCTCACCTCAACTTTGGCTCTATGACACCACGCTACGGGATGGCACTCAGTGCGAAGGACTATCAGTTTCAATAGAAGATAAGTTACGCATTGCCCGCAGACTAGACCAACTGGGAGTTCCTTTCATCGAAGGTGGTTGGCCAGGTGCCAATCCCAAGGATGTTCAATTCTTCTGGCAATTACAAGAGTATCCGCTTAAACAAGCAGAAATTGTAGCTTTTTGTTCTACACGCCGCCCTAACACTACTGCTGATACGGAACCAATGCTGCAAGCAATTCTGAATGCGGGTACTCGTTGGGTGACAGTTTTTGGCAAATCTTGGGATTTACACGTTACAGCCGGACTCAAGACGACTTTAGCAGAAAATCTAGCCATGATTCGAGATACTATCGAGTATCTTTGTTCTCAAGGGCGACGCGTGATTTATGATGCTGAACATTGGTTTGATGGCTACAAGCACAATCGAGACTATGCTTTACAGTCATTAGAAGTGGCGATCGCCGCAGGGGCTGAATGGCTAGTCCTCTGTGATACAAATGGTGGTACTCTACCCCACGAAGTGAGTCAAATCGTGGAATCAGTTATTAGTCATGTGTCATTAGTCATTAGTCAAGAACCAATCCCCCAAATTGGCATTCACACTCATAATGATTCGGGTACAGCCGTGGCCAATGCCTTAGCTGCCGTTATGGCAGGGGCAACAATGGTACAAGGTACAATTAACGGCTACGGTGAACGTTGTGGTAATGCTAACCTTTGTTCATTAATTCCCAATCTACAACTGAAGCTGGGTTATGGCTGTATTGCAGAACACCAGCTAAATCAACTTACAGAAGCTAGTCGCTTTGTCAGTGAAGTGGTAAACCTCGCCCCTGATGAACACGCGCCCTTTGTGGGACGTTCGGCTTTTGCCCATAAAGGTGGTATCCATGTCTCAGCAGTAGAACGAAATCCCCTCACTTACGAACACATTCAACCAGAACAAGTCGGTAACCGTCGCCGCATAGTAATTTCCGAACAATCTGGACTCAGTAATGTTTTAGCTAAAGCCCGTAGTTTTGGGATTGAACTAGATAAAGACAAACCAGCCGCCCGACAAATTCTACAACGCCTCAAAGAATTAGAAAGTGAAGGATATCAATTTGAAGCAGCAGAGGCCAGTTTTGCACTGTTGATGTACGAAGCTTTGGGTGGTCGTCAAGAATTCTTTGAAGTCAAAGGTTTCCAAGTACATTGTGATTTAGTTGAAGGTAAAGAAACTAACAATGCCCTTGCCACAGTAAAAATAGGAGTCAATGGCAAAAATATTCTGGAAGCAGCAGAAGGAAATGGACCAGTTGCCGCTTTAGATGCCGCTCTACGCAAAGCTTTGGTGAATTTTTACCCCCAAATTGCCACCTTTGAGTTGACAGATTATAAAGTGCGAATTCTCAATGGACATACAGGTACAGCAGCTAAAACTCGTGTGTTAGTTGAATCAGGTACTGGTTCTGAACGCTGGACAACTGTAGGAGTTTCGCCCAACATTTTGGCAGCTTCCTATCAAGCCGTGGTAGAGGGATTGGAATATGGTTTGTTGTTACATTCCCAAGCAGAAGAGGCAGGGAGTGGGGAGTGGGGAGTGGGGAGTGGGGAGTGGGCAGTAGGGAGTGGGCAGTAG